GTGCGACGTCTTCCGGGTGGGTGCCCAGCCGTGCGACCAGGACCTCCACCTCGGTGGCGAGATCGGCGAAGCGACGCGCGTAGTGGGCGAGACCTTCGGCGACCGTGCCTGCCTTCCACTCACCGACGCGACGTTCCGCGGACGGGCCGTCTCCGTCCGTGGCGGAGACCGTGAGCCACACCACACCGGCATCGTCGATGCGGCCGTGGGCGGCGGCGTCCTCCACGGAGGGAGCGACGGTCGTGCTGACAGGGGCAGCGGCGGCCTGCGGCCCGGGACGTGCTCCGGGACGGGGGCCGGGCTTCGGGGCGTTCATCGATGGTCCTTCGGTCGGCTGATGGTTCTACCTGACATTATGGCAGACCCCGTCGGGTACCATTACCGCGCTGTCGGTACCGGCCGTAGACTCAGGCGGCATGACAGAACACCAGCGACTGTGCCGACCGGTAGCAGTGGTCGGGCCGACGGGGTCAGGGAAGTCCGACACCGCACTCGCCGTGGCAGAGGCACTTGACGGTGAGGTCGTCAACATCGACTCCATGCAGTTGTACCGGGGAATGGACATCGGCACAGCGAAACTTCTGCCCGAACACCGACGCGGGATACCCCATCATCAGCTTGACGTGCTCGATGTCACCGAGACCGCCTCAGTTGCCCGCTACCGCAACGCCGCTATCGCCGATGTGGAGGCCATCCGGGGCCGTGGAAGGACACCGGTGGTCGTTGGAGGGTCGATGATGTACGTCCAGGCTCTCCTCGATGACTGGGACCTCCCCCCTACGGACGCGGGAGTACGGAGCCGGTGGGAGCAGGAGTGCGACCGTCTCGGCGTAGAGCAACTCCACGCCGTACTGGCGCAGAGGGATCCGGAGGCGGCGGCGGTCATCGAGAGTCGGGACCAGCGGCGCACAGTGCGGGCGTTGGAGGTCATTGAACTCACCGGCCGACCATTCTCCGCCTCCCAGCCACCGAAGAATCGCCCGACACGGTGGGATACAGCCATTGTCGGCCTCTCCGCAACGGCGGAATGGTTGAACCCGCGGTTGGAGATCCGGGTGAACCGCATGTTTGAGCAAGGACTCGTCCAGGAGGTCCGCACGCTGGTGGACCAGGGGCTGCGACGGGCGTCAACAGCGGGCCAGGCCATCGGTTACGCACAGGTTCTCGACTACCTTGCTGGGGAGCTGACCCTTGCCCAGGCCGTCGAACGCACAGTGACGGGGACCCGTCGGTACGCCCGTCGTCAACGGGCGTGGTTCCGGCGCGATCCTCGGATCACCTGGTTCGACGCATCCGCTCCTGATATCTCCAGCCAGGTGGTGGACGCCCTGCTCGCGAGAGTGGACGAGGCGGCGGGGGAGTCGGGGAGCTAGACTCTCGATCATGAATGAGAGCACTCAGTTTGAGGTAATCAAGGGACACGGGACTGGTAATGACTTTCTCCTGATTCCTGACCCTGAGGCGGCAGTGAACCTCACGGATGACCTTGTGCGCTCATTGGCTGACCGCCATCGCGGGATCGGTGCCGACGGTGTGATCAGGATTGCCACGGCAGGTGTCCTCGTCCGCAAGGGCGTCCTGGCATGTCTGCCCGACGGAGTCGGGGACGAGGACTGGTTCATGGACTACCGCAACGCTGACGGGTCAGTGGCGGAGATGTGCGGTAACGGCGTCCGCGTTTTCGCGCATGCTCTCAGCGCATTGTCTCTGACGACACCGGCTTACCGGAACGCCGATGGAACCTGGGCTGTCGGTACCCGGGCCGGGCGCCGCGACGTGAGGATCCACTCCGCCACCGCCACCGACGCCGAGGTCAGTGTGGACATGGGTGTGCCGGAGATCATGGGCCGCTCGGGTGGGGCACTGGACGGTGTCTGGTACGACGGTGTCGGGGTCGACATGGGAAATCCTCACCTGGCCTGTGTCGTTCCCGGGCTCACCCCTGCGGGACTTGCGGAGCTCAGGGTTGATCTGCGTCCAGACTATGACCGGACGTTCTTCCCGGCGGGAGTGAATCTGGAGATACTGACCGCGCTGGACAACGGACGTGTGCACATGCGGGTGCACGAGCGCGGAGTCGGCGAAACATTGTCCTGCGGTACCGGTACTGTCGCAGCCGCTGTCGCTGCGTTGTCCGACCGGTTCAACGATCAGGCACGCGTGCGGGAGGCGTGGCAGGAAACCGTTCACGTCGCCGTACCCGGAGGGGACGTGGCCGTCACGGTGGGCGCGGACGAGGACGGACAGCAGATCCCCGCCACGCTCAGAGGGCCGTCACGCCTGGTGTTCACCACAACGGTCACGGGTGCAGCGCTCTGAGACCTAGCGGGTAGTCAGTGATGGCGTGAATTGGCGGAGTCCTGGCGGGCGCGGTCCCACAGCCGTTGCAGGCTCAGCGCACGTTGATCTGTCTCATGCAGGAGTTCTGTCAGGGTCGTGACCGTCGACAAGGACGTCGTCCGTTCTGGAAGGTGTCGGAGGAACCGCTCACATGATCCGGCGGCCGCATGGAATCGCGACACGCTGGAAATCCCGGAGCGGGCGTCGCAGAGCTCCGGACGGTGCAGCTGGCGGTCACGGACCCGGGCGGGGTCACTGGAGTACCGGAATTCATCCCAGTCGTCGAGAATCGCAGCGATATCGGTAGCTGACAGATCGATGGACCGTTTCAACGCCGTGATCTCGCGCTCGGAATCCTGCCTGATGACAGTGACCGCAGCGGTGATCACCAGGATGACAGCGATGAGTATGCCGAGCCGGCCGAGGGAACTGATCACGACCCATGACAGCACGATCACGAACGCGGCCACGATCAGGGTCTTGGGGACGCTCCTAGCCACAGGACCCTCCGCAACCTCCTGACCCGCAACCACATCCGCCCGAGGAACAGGATGCAGGATCCACAGCAGTGGCTGTGAACTGGACGGATCCGGCGAGGATAGTGCCGGGCGGGAGGTCGTCACCGCCGTCGTCTGGGATGACCACGGTGAATTCGAACGGGGCAGTCACCGTGCATACCCAGAATGACTGGCCGGTCAGGGCTGCCGTCCGACGCTCGGCGGTGGCGATCTCCACGGCCACCGAGGCAGTGGCATGGGGCGTCACTGCCCCGGAGTTCAGCTCGGTGAGACCTGTGGACTCCACGGAGCCGACCCTCAGGACGCCCGATCGGGCGGCGTCGTCCCGCGTGCGGTAGACGGACACATCAGCCGCGAGCGCGGTGACCTGCATCGGCTGGTAGGTCAACGTCCCCTCGTCCGACAGTAGGGGTCCCTGTGCAACGGTGGCGGTCAACGAGGCGATCACCGGTGCTCCCTCGGCCCGGACCTGCAGGAGCGGAGAATCCGCCACGATGTCGAGTACACCGACGATATCGTCGACCATGCTGAGGTGAGCCGAGGTTTCCACACCGCCGCTGAAGCTGGCGAAAGAACCGTACGGTGGGACCGCAAGGATCACCAGGCGTGCACCACTGGGGTCGTCATACTGCAGTACCTGTCCATCGCGGACTTCTCCGGTGACCCGTAATGCCCCTGTCCCGTACGCTGCCTCGAGGGCATCCTGCCAGCGGCCGAAATCCAACCCCACACTCTTCAGTTCCGGAATCATGGGAGTGACTCTACTCTGTGGCCGCGACTCGTGGAAAGATGGTGGGTAATGACAAGCATGAACCAGAACCCTGAAGAGATCCACGCGGAGACCACAGTCGGAGAGCTGGACCTCGAACAGCGGTCGAGCCTCCGGAGGCTCAGCCGTGGGACGAATGTCCACTCCACTGAACAGGACGACGGCTACGACGTCGAGTACCGCAAGCTCCGGCTTGAGAAGGTTGTCCTCGTCGGCGTGTGGACCGAGGGTAGTCTCGAACAGATTGAGGCCCGTCTCGCCGAATTGGCGGCGCTGGCGGAAACCGCGGGTTCCGAGATCGCCGACATGCTCTATCAACGACGGGACAAACCGGATGCGGGTACCTACATCGGGTCGGGAAAGGTTGAGGAACTCCGCCAGATCGTCCT
The genomic region above belongs to Corynebacterium glyciniphilum AJ 3170 and contains:
- the miaA gene encoding tRNA (adenosine(37)-N6)-dimethylallyltransferase MiaA, translated to MCRPVAVVGPTGSGKSDTALAVAEALDGEVVNIDSMQLYRGMDIGTAKLLPEHRRGIPHHQLDVLDVTETASVARYRNAAIADVEAIRGRGRTPVVVGGSMMYVQALLDDWDLPPTDAGVRSRWEQECDRLGVEQLHAVLAQRDPEAAAVIESRDQRRTVRALEVIELTGRPFSASQPPKNRPTRWDTAIVGLSATAEWLNPRLEIRVNRMFEQGLVQEVRTLVDQGLRRASTAGQAIGYAQVLDYLAGELTLAQAVERTVTGTRRYARRQRAWFRRDPRITWFDASAPDISSQVVDALLARVDEAAGESGS
- the dapF gene encoding diaminopimelate epimerase — translated: MNESTQFEVIKGHGTGNDFLLIPDPEAAVNLTDDLVRSLADRHRGIGADGVIRIATAGVLVRKGVLACLPDGVGDEDWFMDYRNADGSVAEMCGNGVRVFAHALSALSLTTPAYRNADGTWAVGTRAGRRDVRIHSATATDAEVSVDMGVPEIMGRSGGALDGVWYDGVGVDMGNPHLACVVPGLTPAGLAELRVDLRPDYDRTFFPAGVNLEILTALDNGRVHMRVHERGVGETLSCGTGTVAAAVAALSDRFNDQARVREAWQETVHVAVPGGDVAVTVGADEDGQQIPATLRGPSRLVFTTTVTGAAL